One part of the Marinobacter sp. MDS2 genome encodes these proteins:
- a CDS encoding indolepyruvate ferredoxin oxidoreductase family protein has translation MSDLSRSPTGLRPVSLDDVWKKDTGSVYMNGSQALARLPLLQAQLDRNNDLNTAGFISGYRGSPLGGFDKVLWKARDHLKERNIHFLPGVNEDLGATAVWGSQQVNIFEGARYDGVFALWYGKGPGVDRTGDVFKHGNAAGTSRFGGVLAVAGDDHACKSSTLPHQSDYAFLDAGMPVLNPAGIQDILDLGLYGWAMSRFSGCWVGFKALAENMDSSISANLDLSRINIRIPTQFSMPEGGLNSRWPDKPMEQEERLHRHKLEAAKAFCRANRLDHTVLQAKQPRLGIVTTGKAYLDVIQALADLGLGDEEREAIGLAVYKVAMPWPLEPEGIYEFASGLEEILVVEEKRGLIEEQIKTQLYTWQDGKRPNVIGKKDDHGNDLLPTIAELTPAMVARAIASRLDGRYCNDTLQQRLGFLTEKENSLAQPKERLERTPHFCSGCPHNTSTQVPEGSRALGGIGCHYMATWMERGTDTFTQMGGEGVTWLGQAPFTNQKHVFQNLGDGTYFHSSVLAIRAAIASGANITYKILYNDAVAMTGGQPVDGTLTVQQISHQLYGEGVRRIAVVSDDIDKYPSRADFADRTTFHHRDDLDALQREMREIEGCSVIIYDQTCAAEKRRRRKRGTMEDPDQRVMIHSDVCEGCGDCGIQSNCLSILPKETDAGRKRTIDQSSCNKDFSCVRGFCPSFVTVKGGKLKKPAGVSSAVDFPELPEPTPVSGSNPYGILLTGVGGTGVVTVSALLGMAAHLEGKGVSVLDQAGLAQKFGAVVSHIRISDKQENIHAVRIPAGEADLMIAFDLMVSATDDALAKLDNRFSRAVVNTEKAMPAAFTRDPDIQFPGESMEQTVKEACRPDGSWFLNAGDLAKALMGDGMAVNLFTVGFAWQQGLLPLSAEAIERAIELNNVAVEKNKQAFLWGRRAAHDLDRVMALAFPKPQGTPVQVMETTDQLIQRNMAHLSDYQNASLAKRYEKLVRHAEQTIAHKLDRDPLLLRAIAENYAKVLAYKDEYEVARLFSNGSLRKQLEEQFEGDIELEFNLAPPLLSRGKNGERPKKHTFGPWMETVFTWLAKARGLRGTPLDPFGYTADRRLERKIIREYEADVAFLLKHLSKDHADAARNLASLPAKIRGYGPVKEAAYHAAQQERAQYRAELSPNERAHQQIANAAV, from the coding sequence ATGTCAGATCTTTCACGCTCCCCCACGGGGCTGCGTCCCGTCAGCCTTGACGATGTCTGGAAAAAAGATACCGGTTCGGTCTACATGAACGGTAGCCAGGCTCTGGCGAGACTCCCCCTGCTCCAAGCCCAACTCGACCGTAACAACGATCTGAATACCGCCGGCTTTATCTCCGGTTATCGCGGGTCTCCTCTTGGCGGTTTCGACAAGGTTTTGTGGAAAGCCCGCGATCACCTCAAAGAGCGCAATATTCACTTCTTGCCCGGTGTGAACGAAGACCTGGGAGCGACGGCTGTCTGGGGCAGCCAGCAGGTCAATATTTTTGAGGGCGCGCGTTACGATGGCGTGTTTGCGCTCTGGTACGGCAAAGGCCCGGGCGTAGACCGCACCGGCGACGTCTTCAAGCACGGTAACGCGGCAGGCACCTCCCGGTTTGGTGGCGTACTGGCAGTCGCGGGCGACGATCACGCCTGCAAATCGTCCACTCTGCCCCATCAAAGTGATTACGCCTTTCTCGATGCCGGCATGCCGGTGCTTAATCCCGCCGGCATTCAGGATATTCTCGACCTCGGCCTTTATGGCTGGGCGATGTCGCGCTTCAGCGGCTGTTGGGTCGGTTTCAAAGCCTTGGCCGAAAATATGGACTCGTCCATTTCCGCCAATCTGGATCTCAGCCGAATCAACATTCGCATTCCCACACAATTTTCCATGCCGGAAGGCGGTCTGAATTCCCGCTGGCCCGATAAGCCCATGGAGCAGGAAGAGCGCCTGCACCGGCACAAGCTGGAAGCGGCGAAAGCCTTTTGCCGGGCCAACCGGCTGGATCATACCGTGCTTCAGGCAAAACAGCCCCGGCTCGGCATTGTTACCACCGGCAAAGCCTACCTCGACGTTATTCAGGCGCTGGCGGATCTCGGCTTGGGCGACGAGGAACGTGAAGCCATAGGGCTAGCTGTTTACAAAGTCGCCATGCCCTGGCCTTTGGAGCCTGAAGGCATTTATGAATTCGCCTCGGGGCTGGAAGAAATTCTGGTGGTCGAAGAGAAACGGGGCTTGATCGAAGAACAGATCAAAACCCAGCTTTATACCTGGCAGGATGGCAAGCGCCCCAACGTGATCGGCAAAAAGGACGACCACGGCAATGACCTGTTACCAACCATCGCAGAACTAACGCCAGCCATGGTGGCACGCGCCATCGCGTCCCGACTGGATGGCCGCTATTGCAACGACACACTGCAACAGCGCCTCGGATTTCTGACCGAAAAAGAAAACAGCCTGGCACAACCCAAAGAGCGACTGGAGCGCACACCTCACTTCTGCTCCGGCTGCCCACACAACACCTCCACGCAGGTACCCGAGGGAAGCCGAGCCCTCGGCGGCATTGGCTGTCACTACATGGCCACCTGGATGGAACGAGGCACCGACACCTTCACTCAAATGGGTGGTGAAGGGGTAACCTGGCTTGGCCAGGCCCCGTTTACCAACCAGAAGCACGTGTTTCAGAACTTGGGCGACGGCACCTACTTTCATTCTAGCGTTTTGGCCATTCGAGCCGCTATCGCTTCCGGTGCCAACATCACCTACAAGATTCTCTACAACGACGCCGTCGCCATGACCGGCGGCCAGCCGGTGGACGGCACCTTGACGGTTCAGCAAATCAGCCACCAGCTCTACGGCGAAGGCGTGCGACGCATTGCCGTGGTCAGCGACGATATCGACAAATATCCGTCCCGGGCCGATTTTGCCGACCGCACCACCTTCCATCACAGGGATGATCTGGACGCTCTGCAACGGGAAATGCGGGAGATTGAAGGCTGTTCGGTGATCATCTATGACCAGACCTGCGCGGCAGAAAAACGCCGGCGCCGCAAGCGTGGCACCATGGAAGATCCGGATCAGCGCGTGATGATTCACTCGGATGTATGCGAAGGCTGTGGTGATTGCGGTATTCAATCCAACTGTTTGTCGATTCTTCCGAAAGAAACCGATGCCGGGCGCAAACGCACCATAGACCAGTCTTCCTGCAACAAGGATTTCTCCTGTGTGCGTGGTTTCTGCCCCAGCTTTGTCACGGTTAAAGGCGGCAAACTGAAAAAACCGGCGGGGGTCAGCTCTGCGGTAGACTTCCCGGAGCTTCCGGAACCCACGCCCGTATCTGGCAGCAATCCCTACGGCATTTTGCTGACTGGTGTGGGTGGTACCGGCGTGGTGACGGTAAGCGCCCTGCTGGGCATGGCCGCTCATCTTGAAGGCAAAGGCGTCTCGGTGCTGGATCAGGCCGGTCTGGCTCAAAAATTTGGCGCGGTGGTCAGCCACATCCGCATCAGCGACAAGCAAGAAAACATCCACGCCGTGCGTATTCCCGCCGGCGAGGCCGACCTGATGATTGCTTTTGACCTGATGGTTTCGGCCACAGACGATGCCTTGGCTAAACTGGATAACCGTTTCTCACGGGCGGTGGTTAACACCGAAAAAGCCATGCCCGCGGCCTTTACCCGGGATCCGGACATCCAGTTCCCCGGCGAGTCGATGGAACAGACGGTTAAAGAAGCCTGTCGTCCCGATGGCAGCTGGTTCCTCAACGCCGGCGACCTGGCCAAAGCGTTGATGGGCGATGGCATGGCCGTAAACCTGTTCACTGTTGGTTTCGCCTGGCAACAGGGTTTGTTGCCACTGAGCGCTGAAGCCATTGAGCGAGCCATCGAGCTCAACAACGTGGCGGTCGAGAAAAACAAACAGGCCTTCCTCTGGGGCCGTCGGGCCGCCCATGATCTTGATCGGGTCATGGCGTTGGCATTCCCGAAGCCACAAGGTACGCCGGTACAGGTCATGGAAACCACAGACCAGCTAATCCAGCGCAACATGGCCCATCTGAGCGATTACCAGAATGCGTCTCTCGCCAAACGCTACGAGAAGCTGGTGCGCCACGCAGAACAGACCATCGCTCACAAACTGGACCGAGACCCGCTACTGCTCCGGGCCATTGCCGAAAACTACGCTAAAGTCCTGGCCTACAAGGACGAGTATGAAGTCGCCCGTCTGTTCAGCAATGGCAGCCTGCGCAAGCAACTCGAGGAACAATTCGAAGGGGATATCGAGCTGGAATTTAATCTGGCACCCCCTCTGCTTAGCCGCGGTAAAAACGGCGAACGGCCGAAAAAGCACA